The following coding sequences lie in one Desulfonatronum thiodismutans genomic window:
- a CDS encoding bifunctional riboflavin kinase/FAD synthetase, with amino-acid sequence MQVLRTLEEARQTVSQSCVTIGNFDGVHMGHQKLLCRTRQKAASLGLTSVAVTFEPHPLRVLSGSRTPPFIMLPHQKLETIASLRLDYAFCIAFTKDLAKLEPEEFVRIYLLEGLGMRDMVIGYDYAFGRNRKGDYAMLRELGTRHGFAVEQIGPVLIDDAVVSSSRIRDMVQAGLAWEVRPLLGRFYRVEGKVVSGRNRGGRLLGFPTANLQLRDELFPKTGVYAVWAEFDGRTHPAVANIGYNPTFGNDVLSVEVHILDFDQDIYDRDVRVHFVQRLRSEQKFPNLDALMARIREDIVLARRILGSPEAHLVEARQCV; translated from the coding sequence ATGCAGGTCTTGCGCACCCTGGAAGAAGCCCGCCAAACCGTTTCTCAATCCTGCGTCACCATCGGCAATTTCGACGGAGTCCACATGGGCCATCAGAAACTGCTGTGCCGGACGCGCCAAAAAGCCGCTTCCCTCGGCCTTACCAGCGTGGCGGTCACTTTTGAGCCCCACCCGCTACGGGTTCTAAGCGGGTCCCGGACGCCCCCGTTCATCATGTTGCCGCACCAAAAGCTGGAAACCATCGCCTCCCTGCGGCTCGACTACGCCTTTTGTATCGCCTTCACCAAGGACCTGGCCAAACTGGAGCCCGAGGAGTTCGTGCGGATCTATCTTTTGGAGGGTCTGGGCATGCGGGACATGGTCATTGGATACGATTACGCCTTTGGCCGCAACCGCAAGGGTGATTACGCCATGCTCCGGGAACTCGGGACGCGCCACGGTTTTGCCGTGGAACAAATCGGACCGGTGTTGATCGACGACGCCGTGGTCAGTTCGTCGCGGATACGGGATATGGTCCAGGCAGGACTCGCCTGGGAGGTCCGCCCCTTGCTGGGTCGGTTCTACCGGGTGGAGGGCAAGGTGGTTTCCGGACGCAATCGGGGCGGTCGCTTGCTGGGCTTTCCCACGGCCAACCTGCAATTGCGGGACGAACTGTTTCCCAAGACCGGGGTCTACGCGGTCTGGGCCGAATTCGACGGACGAACGCACCCGGCCGTGGCCAACATCGGCTACAACCCCACCTTTGGAAACGACGTGCTCTCCGTGGAGGTGCATATCCTGGATTTTGACCAGGACATCTACGATCGCGACGTTCGCGTCCACTTCGTTCAGCGGTTGCGGAGCGAACAAAAATTTCCGAACCTTGACGCATTGATGGCCAGAATCCGCGAAGACATCGTCTTGGCCCGCCGCATTCTCGGCTCTCCGGAGGCCCATTTGGTGGAAGCCCGGCAGTGCGTCTGA
- a CDS encoding M16 family metallopeptidase codes for MANSPSSVDPASRSATSHLALVETPLPVASGTQVHVLANGLTVLVHEDDRFPLVSIRLFVRAGSVHEAPEQGGISHLLEHMVFKGTSRRAQGQAAADVESLGGELNAATGFDSTMYIVDLPAEHWAMGLDVIQDMIFNASFAPEELESERQVILAEMDQGDDDPHRRIFKSVQERIWAGTPYARPIIGVPETVRSITRDDLAAYVRSRYQPGNMVLVLCGDVRSAEVLEQARELFGHLTNHGERHFVHCPNPFMPGHNAARDAAQGGSGECVPGGSAPHIAIHRGPWQKSYFFLALPIPGLRDVHSVGLDVLAHMLGGDRTSLLYRKFKYEQGIVDTISASATTLDEAGMLSIQAQLDPANIEALWTGLTDVLADLAPESFSPEALNRAKLNMEDGLFQTKETLSGMASKLGYFQFHELSFEAERIYLHMIKNMDQEQLRDVIRAHVRTDGLVCSIFTPTPEALAAENLRDTLIRKRPSRTTEIATAPHIGRHQPEIVHLAPGRILVLLPDASLPYMGLTMCWNGGDLLLADQEQGLSELTARIWTKGTHFKNAVQVQDFLADRSARVAAGAGLEQCYLNIHFPTRFSPEMLSFFAELVQEPAWLPEELARAKQEQCAAIVRTEDSPVGLALRNTFPFLFSGHPYGYQRSGAPSAVTAFTREQVVSFWDRQKDRPWVLAACGDLDRDALLTMSENLARRDVMAAPTPRSPHWGEEQKLSLQLQDRNQTHILVVFPLPGLGSEHTPGLNLLREVLAGQSGMLFRELRDVRGLAYSVTALLWQETLAGFLAFYIGTAPDNEEAAIDGFQDVVRDLIDRGLPEANLDRAKNLLWGDYQRGRQRLIARAHEAAENLSRGFTLDHSLDMIEQAKQTTPHDITALAREYLQWDRAYLVKVRP; via the coding sequence ATGGCGAACAGCCCTTCTTCCGTCGACCCTGCTTCACGCTCCGCAACTTCCCACCTAGCCCTTGTCGAGACGCCGCTTCCGGTTGCATCAGGGACCCAGGTCCACGTCCTGGCCAACGGCCTGACCGTGCTCGTCCACGAAGACGACCGTTTCCCCCTGGTCTCGATCCGGCTGTTCGTCCGGGCCGGTTCGGTCCATGAAGCCCCGGAACAGGGCGGAATCAGCCACCTGCTCGAACACATGGTCTTCAAGGGGACGAGCCGGCGGGCTCAAGGCCAGGCCGCCGCGGATGTCGAGTCCCTGGGGGGAGAGCTGAACGCGGCCACGGGGTTCGACTCCACCATGTACATCGTGGATCTGCCCGCGGAGCACTGGGCCATGGGCCTGGACGTGATCCAGGATATGATCTTCAACGCCTCCTTCGCCCCCGAGGAACTGGAGTCCGAGCGCCAAGTCATTCTGGCCGAGATGGATCAGGGCGACGACGATCCGCACCGCCGGATTTTCAAATCCGTTCAGGAACGCATCTGGGCCGGGACGCCTTATGCCCGGCCGATCATCGGCGTTCCGGAAACGGTTCGCTCCATCACCCGGGACGACCTCGCGGCCTATGTCCGGTCCCGCTATCAGCCGGGGAACATGGTCCTGGTTCTGTGCGGCGACGTACGGTCCGCAGAGGTGCTGGAGCAGGCTCGGGAGCTTTTCGGCCACCTGACCAACCACGGCGAACGTCATTTTGTCCATTGCCCAAATCCGTTCATGCCCGGCCACAATGCTGCCCGAGATGCGGCTCAGGGCGGTTCGGGCGAGTGCGTACCGGGCGGCTCGGCCCCACATATCGCCATTCATCGGGGACCCTGGCAAAAATCCTATTTTTTCCTGGCCCTGCCCATTCCTGGTCTGCGGGACGTGCACAGCGTGGGTCTGGACGTGCTGGCCCATATGCTGGGCGGAGACCGGACCTCCCTGCTGTACCGTAAATTCAAGTATGAACAAGGGATTGTGGACACCATCTCCGCTTCAGCCACCACCCTGGACGAAGCGGGGATGCTCTCCATCCAGGCCCAGTTGGACCCGGCCAATATCGAGGCCCTCTGGACCGGCCTGACGGATGTGCTGGCCGATTTGGCCCCGGAGAGTTTCAGCCCGGAGGCCCTGAACCGGGCCAAGCTGAACATGGAAGACGGCCTGTTTCAGACCAAGGAAACCCTTTCCGGCATGGCATCCAAACTGGGCTATTTCCAGTTTCATGAGCTGTCCTTTGAGGCCGAGCGGATCTACCTGCACATGATCAAAAACATGGACCAGGAACAATTACGGGATGTGATCCGCGCCCATGTCCGGACGGACGGGCTGGTCTGTTCCATTTTCACGCCGACTCCCGAAGCTCTGGCCGCGGAGAATCTGCGCGACACGCTGATCCGGAAACGGCCCTCCCGAACCACCGAGATCGCCACCGCGCCCCACATCGGTCGTCACCAGCCGGAGATCGTCCACCTGGCGCCCGGCCGGATACTGGTCCTGCTGCCTGATGCATCCTTACCCTACATGGGCCTGACCATGTGCTGGAACGGAGGCGACCTGTTGCTGGCCGACCAAGAGCAGGGCTTGTCCGAGTTGACTGCCCGGATTTGGACCAAGGGGACGCACTTTAAAAACGCCGTGCAGGTTCAAGACTTTCTGGCGGACAGGTCGGCCCGGGTGGCGGCCGGGGCCGGGCTGGAGCAATGTTATCTGAACATCCATTTCCCGACCCGGTTCAGTCCGGAAATGCTGTCCTTCTTCGCTGAATTGGTCCAGGAACCGGCCTGGCTGCCCGAAGAGCTGGCCCGGGCCAAGCAGGAACAATGCGCGGCCATCGTCAGGACCGAGGACAGCCCTGTGGGTCTGGCTCTGCGCAATACCTTTCCGTTCCTGTTTTCCGGACACCCCTACGGCTACCAGCGCTCCGGCGCACCGAGCGCGGTCACGGCCTTCACCCGTGAACAGGTCGTCTCCTTTTGGGATCGTCAGAAGGACCGGCCCTGGGTTCTGGCAGCCTGCGGAGATCTGGACCGGGACGCCCTGCTGACCATGTCCGAAAACCTGGCTCGCCGGGACGTCATGGCCGCTCCCACTCCCCGATCTCCACACTGGGGCGAGGAACAAAAGCTGTCGCTCCAGCTTCAGGATCGCAACCAGACCCACATCCTGGTGGTCTTTCCCCTGCCGGGCCTGGGCAGCGAGCATACCCCGGGCCTGAACCTGCTCAGGGAAGTCCTGGCCGGACAGTCCGGGATGCTTTTCCGTGAATTGCGCGACGTCCGCGGCTTGGCCTATTCCGTGACCGCCCTGCTCTGGCAGGAGACCCTGGCCGGGTTTCTGGCCTTTTACATCGGAACCGCCCCGGACAACGAAGAGGCCGCTATCGACGGCTTCCAGGACGTGGTCCGCGATCTGATTGACCGGGGCCTCCCGGAAGCGAATCTGGACCGGGCCAAGAACCTGCTTTGGGGCGACTATCAACGCGGTCGGCAACGCCTGATTGCCAGGGCCCATGAAGCGGCGGAGAACCTGTCCCGAGGCTTCACCTTGGACCATTCCCTGGACATGATTGAACAGGCCAAGCAAACAACCCCGCACGACATCACCGCCCTGGCCCGTGAATATTTGCAGTGGGACCGAGCTTACCTGGTCAAGGTCCGACCATAG
- a CDS encoding EVE domain-containing protein: MPSNNPRNTPRYWLLKSEPGCFSIDDLAAAPGQATFWDGVRNYQARNLMREMRVGDQALYYHSQTNPSVVGLAEIVREAYPDHTAWDPQSDHFDPRSTPDKPVWDMVDIRLVRKFTHPLPLPMLRTVADLAGMELLRKGSRLSVQPVTESQFATILRLAKEAQEANS, translated from the coding sequence ATGCCCAGCAACAACCCCAGAAACACCCCCAGGTACTGGCTCCTGAAAAGCGAACCCGGCTGCTTTTCCATCGACGACTTGGCCGCGGCCCCCGGTCAGGCCACCTTCTGGGACGGGGTGCGCAACTATCAGGCCCGGAACCTGATGCGCGAGATGCGTGTTGGGGACCAGGCCCTGTATTACCACAGCCAGACCAACCCATCCGTGGTCGGCCTGGCCGAGATCGTCCGCGAGGCCTACCCGGACCACACGGCCTGGGACCCGCAAAGCGACCACTTCGATCCCAGATCCACCCCGGACAAACCGGTCTGGGACATGGTGGACATCCGGCTGGTCCGCAAATTCACCCACCCCTTGCCCCTGCCCATGCTGCGCACCGTGGCCGACCTGGCCGGCATGGAGCTGCTGCGCAAGGGCAGTCGGCTTTCGGTCCAGCCCGTGACCGAGTCCCAGTTCGCGACCATCCTGCGGCTGGCGAAGGAAGCACAGGAGGCAAACTCATGA
- a CDS encoding DUF4139 domain-containing protein, producing the protein MKTLITISLFLCCVLLGRTSWAEESTALTVTIYNHGQALINEVREVELPSGSGLVEFSGVAETIEAPTLQVRSLTAPDAFVVLDMNYEYDLISVKSLLDRYVGQTLKVVLPDPHDRKATVLREAVLLANNDRPIFQVDDQIFVGNHDAVYLAEMPAGLRPRPTLVWLVRNDGPPRQFLDVSYLAGGMNWRADYVLKVDRDNQRAALSGWVTLDNQSGMAFDQAALKLVAGEVNVVRPEPTLMRRDMTRAAPMAAEQMQQEEFFEYHLYSLPRPVDIANRQTKQVSLLQAPEMTLDKKLIARFGGYPNPGQGTIKQGVDVFLTFKNAEANGLGLPLPKGIVRAYQESRDDSTLFIGEDRIDHTPRDADVELRMGQAFDVNVERTMTAHEQLGRNVIRYTWEIRVRNSRDEPQRILLEDTLFGDWRITSSSHDHERLDARRTRFTLDVPPSSKQDQLLLTYTVETRS; encoded by the coding sequence ATGAAAACCCTGATCACCATTTCTCTCTTCTTATGCTGCGTCCTCCTCGGCCGGACGTCCTGGGCCGAGGAGAGCACGGCCCTGACCGTCACGATCTACAACCACGGGCAGGCTTTGATTAACGAAGTCCGGGAGGTGGAACTGCCTTCGGGCTCCGGGCTGGTGGAGTTCAGCGGAGTAGCCGAGACCATCGAGGCCCCTACCTTGCAGGTCCGTTCCTTGACCGCGCCCGATGCTTTCGTCGTCCTGGACATGAACTACGAGTACGACCTGATCAGCGTAAAGAGCCTGCTGGACCGCTACGTGGGCCAGACGCTGAAGGTCGTGCTGCCCGATCCCCATGACCGCAAAGCCACGGTGCTCCGGGAGGCCGTGCTCCTGGCCAACAACGACCGGCCGATCTTCCAGGTGGACGATCAGATTTTCGTGGGCAATCATGACGCCGTGTACCTAGCCGAAATGCCCGCAGGGCTGCGACCCCGGCCGACACTGGTCTGGCTGGTGCGTAACGACGGACCGCCCCGGCAGTTTCTCGACGTCTCCTATTTGGCCGGAGGCATGAACTGGCGGGCCGACTACGTACTCAAGGTGGACCGCGACAACCAACGGGCCGCGCTGTCCGGCTGGGTGACCCTGGACAATCAGTCGGGCATGGCCTTTGACCAGGCCGCCCTGAAGCTGGTGGCCGGGGAGGTGAACGTGGTCCGCCCGGAACCCACGCTGATGCGCCGGGACATGACCCGGGCCGCGCCCATGGCCGCGGAACAGATGCAGCAGGAGGAATTCTTCGAATACCACCTCTACAGCCTGCCCCGTCCGGTGGACATCGCCAACCGCCAGACCAAGCAGGTCAGTCTGCTGCAAGCCCCGGAAATGACTCTGGACAAGAAGCTGATCGCCCGTTTCGGCGGCTATCCCAACCCAGGCCAGGGGACTATCAAACAGGGCGTGGACGTGTTTCTGACCTTCAAGAACGCCGAGGCCAATGGACTGGGTCTGCCCCTGCCCAAGGGAATTGTCCGGGCCTATCAGGAAAGCCGCGACGACAGCACCCTGTTCATCGGCGAGGACCGCATCGACCACACGCCCAGGGACGCGGACGTGGAATTGCGCATGGGCCAGGCCTTTGACGTCAACGTGGAGCGGACCATGACCGCCCATGAGCAGTTGGGCCGCAATGTGATCCGCTACACCTGGGAGATCCGGGTTCGCAACAGCAGGGACGAGCCGCAACGCATCCTGCTGGAGGACACCCTGTTCGGCGACTGGCGGATCACCTCTTCCAGCCACGACCACGAACGCCTGGACGCCCGCCGCACCCGCTTCACCCTGGACGTCCCGCCCTCCAGTAAACAGGATCAACTCCTACTGACCTATACCGTGGAAACCCGGTCCTGA
- the gap gene encoding type I glyceraldehyde-3-phosphate dehydrogenase, producing the protein MSKIRVGINGFGRIGRQVLKSMWKYHRDVIEVVAVNDLFDIKTNAHLVAHDTSYGRFEPEVRVDGDTMLVGDDFQVTNFAERDPRLIPWASRKVDVVVECTGIFRTGPKAAMHIEAGAKKVIISAPAKEEDITIVMGVNEAAYDPAKHHIISNASCTTNCLAPVVKVVHEKYGISKGTMTTIHAYTNDQRILDLPHSDLRRARAAACNMIPTSTGAAKAVALVIPEMAGKFSGYSVRVPTPTVSLVDFVCELEKDTTTEDLRALLKAAAEGPLKGILGYSESPLVSSDFIGDPRSSIVEADFTMVQSGNMAKIYSWYDNEWGYSCRVGDLVTYMAEKGL; encoded by the coding sequence ATGAGCAAAATACGTGTCGGCATCAACGGTTTCGGCCGCATCGGGCGGCAGGTTCTCAAATCCATGTGGAAATATCATCGCGACGTCATCGAGGTCGTGGCGGTGAACGACCTGTTCGACATCAAGACCAACGCCCATCTCGTGGCCCACGACACCAGCTACGGACGCTTCGAGCCCGAAGTCCGCGTGGACGGCGACACCATGCTGGTGGGCGACGACTTCCAGGTCACCAACTTCGCCGAACGCGATCCCCGACTGATCCCTTGGGCCTCGCGCAAAGTGGACGTGGTGGTGGAGTGCACGGGCATCTTCCGCACCGGCCCCAAGGCGGCCATGCACATCGAGGCCGGAGCCAAGAAGGTGATCATTTCCGCGCCGGCCAAGGAGGAGGACATCACCATCGTCATGGGTGTGAACGAGGCCGCCTACGACCCGGCCAAGCATCATATCATCTCCAACGCCTCCTGCACCACCAACTGCCTGGCCCCCGTGGTCAAGGTCGTGCACGAGAAGTACGGCATCAGCAAGGGCACCATGACCACCATCCACGCCTACACCAACGACCAGCGCATCCTTGACCTGCCACACTCCGACCTGCGCCGGGCCAGGGCCGCGGCCTGCAACATGATCCCCACCTCCACCGGCGCGGCCAAGGCCGTGGCCCTTGTCATCCCGGAAATGGCCGGCAAGTTCTCCGGCTACTCGGTCCGCGTGCCCACCCCAACGGTCTCCCTGGTGGACTTTGTCTGCGAACTGGAAAAGGACACCACCACCGAGGACCTGCGAGCCCTGCTCAAGGCCGCGGCCGAAGGCCCCTTGAAAGGCATCCTCGGATACTCCGAGTCCCCGCTGGTCTCCTCGGACTTCATCGGCGACCCCCGCTCGTCCATCGTGGAAGCCGACTTCACCATGGTTCAGTCCGGAAACATGGCCAAAATCTACTCCTGGTACGACAACGAATGGGGCTATTCCTGCCGGGTTGGTGATCTGGTAACGTATATGGCTGAGAAGGGGTTGTGA
- a CDS encoding GAF domain-containing protein has protein sequence MEPQAFYKTIYKIAKVVNSSLEPKVVLGQIVEQVATTMNAKGCFIRLLNRTGEILKPDAYYGLSERYAQKGPVEVAKSKLDQEALAGNAVYIADVRTDPRFQYPQQATEEGLVSIVVVPLTAQGNKVIGVLRVYAGETRSFTEEELEFLSCIANLCGIALENARMFHALKRASELANDYIYQVFED, from the coding sequence ATGGAACCACAAGCATTTTACAAGACCATTTACAAGATCGCCAAGGTCGTCAACTCGTCGTTGGAACCCAAAGTGGTCCTCGGGCAGATCGTCGAACAGGTGGCCACGACCATGAACGCCAAGGGGTGCTTCATTCGTCTGTTGAACAGGACCGGAGAGATCCTCAAGCCGGACGCCTACTACGGATTGAGCGAACGCTACGCCCAAAAAGGCCCCGTGGAAGTGGCCAAGAGCAAGCTGGATCAGGAAGCCCTGGCCGGGAACGCCGTGTACATCGCCGACGTCCGGACCGACCCCCGTTTCCAGTACCCCCAGCAGGCCACCGAAGAAGGGCTGGTCTCCATCGTGGTGGTGCCGCTCACCGCCCAGGGCAACAAAGTCATCGGCGTCCTCCGCGTCTACGCCGGGGAAACCCGCAGTTTCACCGAGGAAGAACTGGAATTTCTGAGCTGCATCGCCAACCTGTGCGGCATCGCCTTGGAAAACGCCCGGATGTTTCACGCCCTCAAACGGGCCAGCGAACTGGCCAACGACTATATCTACCAAGTCTTCGAGGATTGA
- a CDS encoding SEL1-like repeat protein, whose protein sequence is MFTRTIPSTTLIFCLTLACCLFLVLLGPLCVAESAPFQDLGRIQEQALAGDVECQHRLGLIYGEGRGVPRDPESAFYWFSKAADQGHLESQVNLGAMYAMGVGVELNYMHAAHWYRTAAERGHPEAQNNLAILFEEGLGFAVDKGQAVQWYVRAAKQGYPEAQYNLAQLYLEGDGVDRDPQTALDLLMAAAESGYVPAQYHAGYLLERGDGVEPNPRRAAAFYMMAAEQGSPLAQLNLGLMYLTGQGVSQENVLAYKWFVLALFQGVEQAAEAMHLAELQMTPGQISEARRQAEEWVLRKRAQ, encoded by the coding sequence ATGTTTACGCGCACGATCCCGTCCACGACTTTGATTTTTTGCCTGACCTTGGCGTGTTGTCTTTTTCTCGTCCTCCTTGGCCCTCTTTGCGTGGCCGAAAGCGCTCCGTTCCAGGATCTGGGGCGGATTCAAGAGCAGGCCTTGGCCGGGGACGTGGAATGCCAGCATCGACTGGGATTGATTTACGGGGAAGGTCGGGGAGTGCCTCGGGACCCGGAGTCGGCGTTCTACTGGTTCAGCAAGGCCGCGGATCAAGGCCATCTGGAATCCCAGGTGAATCTGGGAGCCATGTATGCCATGGGAGTCGGTGTGGAGCTTAATTATATGCACGCGGCCCACTGGTACAGGACCGCCGCGGAGCGCGGCCATCCGGAAGCCCAGAACAACCTGGCCATTCTCTTCGAGGAGGGGCTGGGCTTTGCCGTGGACAAGGGCCAAGCCGTGCAGTGGTATGTTCGGGCCGCGAAACAGGGATACCCGGAGGCCCAGTACAATCTGGCCCAGTTGTACCTGGAGGGCGACGGCGTGGATCGTGACCCTCAGACCGCCCTGGACCTGCTCATGGCCGCCGCGGAAAGCGGCTACGTCCCGGCCCAATACCATGCCGGATATCTCCTGGAACGGGGCGACGGCGTGGAGCCGAATCCGCGCCGGGCCGCGGCCTTCTACATGATGGCCGCGGAACAGGGGTCGCCCCTGGCCCAGCTCAACCTGGGGCTGATGTATCTCACAGGCCAGGGGGTCTCTCAGGAAAACGTTCTGGCCTATAAATGGTTCGTTTTGGCCTTGTTCCAGGGCGTTGAACAGGCCGCGGAAGCCATGCACCTGGCCGAACTGCAAATGACCCCCGGCCAGATCTCCGAAGCCCGCCGTCAGGCCGAAGAATGGGTGCTCCGGAAACGGGCCCAGTGA
- a CDS encoding tRNA (cytidine(34)-2'-O)-methyltransferase, producing MHIVLYEPEIPPNTGNIARLCAATQTPLHLIEPLGFSIEDRYLRRAGLDYWEHVQVRTWPDWAAFLQNKEPGRLVFTSARKGAAHHLFAFQPNDFLVFGPETRGLPEELLLDDALCVRVPIWGQVRSLNLSTCAGIVLYEALRQTGIPPEASGQ from the coding sequence ATGCACATCGTCCTGTACGAACCGGAAATCCCCCCGAATACCGGTAACATCGCCCGGCTCTGCGCGGCCACGCAAACCCCGCTGCACCTCATCGAACCGTTGGGGTTTTCCATTGAAGACAGATATTTGCGTCGAGCCGGGCTGGACTATTGGGAGCACGTTCAGGTCCGGACATGGCCGGACTGGGCCGCGTTTCTCCAGAACAAGGAGCCGGGGCGACTGGTGTTCACCAGCGCCCGGAAAGGCGCGGCGCACCACCTTTTCGCGTTTCAGCCGAACGACTTCCTGGTCTTCGGCCCGGAAACCAGAGGCCTGCCCGAGGAGCTGCTGTTGGACGACGCCCTTTGCGTGCGCGTGCCCATCTGGGGCCAAGTGCGCAGCCTGAACCTCTCCACTTGCGCCGGCATCGTGCTGTATGAGGCTTTGCGGCAAACCGGGATACCGCCTGAAGCGTCTGGTCAGTGA
- a CDS encoding TRAP transporter permease, whose protein sequence is MTDPQLQDMSAARKEELKRIQSKDAKTGRKLTGFWKWLVSIMGLCMVVFYFYAAGVRPVGDQYHRGVYVFLTYIMIFLSFPFWRRSNQTRPTVVDILLALVAAGVVGYWIFEFENLNYRTGMETQMDIWVSVVGIIISLEVCRRVLGWSITMGGLLFLVYGYFGPYFPSAIAHRGFDIDRLAPYIYLTQDGVFGVMASVLVTYVILFIFFGAFLQKSGVGRFFIDWPLALAGRAVGGPAKVCVIASAFFGSVSGSAIANTVTTGAFTIPLMKRAGFRPHVAGAIEPAASIGGMFMPPIMGAGGFIMAELTNTPYVQIMLISIFPAILYFLSVFTMIHFEAKKLNIKGLDLDDMPSPSAIFKKHWYKCLPLVVIVAMMLYGYSPGNAAFWATLSCIVISWFDPEFRMGPKQIWEALVAGAQSTLVIGATVGVIGIIVGTIALSGIGLKFSDIIISLSGGHLLPALVLIALASLVLGMGVPVTASYLIVAVLAVPALHEMGVGLIAGHMIVYWFSQNSNITPPVCVAAYAGAAIAGSDPWKTGWTAFKFSKLLYVMPFLFAYEPAMTLFIGWDEAVVGDSGWTEIAAVYFAAAVGTVAFSAWSMFYLVRRTTTLEWIIFGGATFLCFQPNLLSDALGIGIVVLLGLWQHRKNKQEEAHKQAMGTTCPFPTAGQGVVGEKTGSA, encoded by the coding sequence ATGACCGACCCTCAGCTCCAGGATATGTCCGCCGCCCGCAAGGAAGAACTGAAACGAATCCAGTCCAAGGACGCCAAGACCGGCCGCAAACTGACCGGTTTCTGGAAATGGCTGGTCTCCATCATGGGGCTGTGCATGGTCGTGTTCTATTTTTACGCCGCCGGGGTACGTCCGGTGGGTGACCAGTATCACCGCGGCGTATATGTTTTTCTGACGTACATCATGATCTTTCTGTCCTTCCCGTTTTGGAGGCGATCCAACCAGACCCGGCCCACGGTGGTGGACATACTGCTGGCTCTGGTCGCCGCCGGGGTGGTGGGCTACTGGATATTTGAGTTCGAAAACCTGAACTATCGCACCGGGATGGAAACCCAGATGGACATCTGGGTTTCCGTGGTGGGGATCATCATCTCCCTGGAAGTCTGCCGCCGCGTCCTGGGCTGGTCCATCACCATGGGCGGACTGCTGTTCCTGGTTTACGGCTACTTCGGACCGTATTTCCCCTCAGCCATTGCCCACCGGGGCTTCGACATCGACCGTCTGGCCCCCTATATCTATCTGACCCAGGACGGGGTGTTCGGGGTCATGGCCAGCGTCCTGGTGACCTACGTCATCCTGTTCATCTTTTTCGGCGCATTTTTGCAAAAATCCGGCGTAGGCCGTTTTTTCATCGACTGGCCTTTGGCCCTGGCCGGTCGGGCCGTGGGGGGGCCGGCCAAGGTCTGCGTCATTGCCTCGGCCTTTTTCGGCTCGGTTTCCGGATCGGCCATCGCCAACACCGTGACCACCGGGGCCTTCACCATCCCCCTGATGAAACGGGCCGGATTTCGGCCCCATGTGGCCGGGGCCATCGAACCGGCTGCATCCATCGGAGGGATGTTCATGCCGCCGATTATGGGCGCGGGCGGGTTCATCATGGCCGAGCTGACCAACACGCCCTACGTGCAGATCATGCTCATCTCCATCTTTCCGGCCATTCTGTACTTTTTATCCGTGTTCACCATGATCCACTTCGAAGCCAAGAAGCTGAACATCAAGGGGTTGGACCTGGACGACATGCCCTCGCCCTCGGCCATCTTCAAGAAACACTGGTACAAGTGTCTGCCCCTGGTGGTCATCGTGGCCATGATGCTGTACGGCTACTCTCCGGGTAACGCCGCGTTCTGGGCCACGCTGTCCTGCATCGTCATCAGCTGGTTCGATCCGGAATTCCGGATGGGGCCGAAACAGATATGGGAAGCTCTGGTCGCCGGTGCGCAAAGTACCCTGGTTATCGGGGCCACCGTGGGCGTGATCGGAATCATCGTGGGCACCATCGCCCTGAGCGGGATCGGCCTGAAGTTCTCGGACATCATCATCTCCCTGTCCGGCGGCCACCTGCTCCCGGCCCTGGTGCTCATCGCCCTGGCCTCGCTGGTCCTGGGCATGGGCGTTCCGGTCACGGCCTCGTACCTGATCGTCGCCGTGCTGGCCGTGCCCGCCCTGCACGAAATGGGCGTGGGCCTGATCGCCGGGCATATGATCGTCTACTGGTTCAGCCAGAATTCGAATATAACCCCGCCGGTCTGCGTGGCCGCCTACGCCGGCGCGGCCATAGCCGGGTCCGACCCCTGGAAGACGGGTTGGACGGCCTTCAAGTTTTCCAAGCTGCTCTACGTCATGCCGTTCCTCTTTGCCTACGAACCCGCCATGACCCTGTTCATCGGCTGGGACGAGGCAGTGGTGGGCGACTCCGGATGGACCGAAATCGCCGCGGTCTATTTCGCCGCGGCCGTCGGCACGGTGGCCTTTTCGGCCTGGTCCATGTTTTACTTGGTCAGACGCACGACCACCCTGGAATGGATTATCTTCGGCGGGGCCACCTTCCTCTGCTTTCAGCCCAACCTGCTCAGCGACGCCCTGGGCATCGGCATCGTCGTGCTCCTGGGGCTCTGGCAGCACCGCAAAAACAAGCAGGAAGAAGCCCACAAACAAGCCATGGGCACGACCTGCCCCTTTCCCACCGCCGGACAGGGCGTGGTCGGTGAAAAGACCGGAAGCGCCTGA